From Scomber scombrus chromosome 21, fScoSco1.1, whole genome shotgun sequence, one genomic window encodes:
- the si:ch211-136m16.8 gene encoding titin translates to MDPDSPIARVERTFWNVWNYITVAVNRFLRPVPTDIVSNEPNSLQESAVDSEPANCGHTAGDTCRGQVDEEQGLAAASPLSSSRPVVAWELCTTEINLGHDEESSQDKTQLSRGSESKASEEGDGLREEQFTQSGNDGTGLLSAENTATKEDEQEDSRGSERKSSEEDDDMTEEQFTQSGNDNAGLLIAKGAGPKEDEQEENKGWKLDIPERDTFEGHANTVSLNAADDAMSEDIQESGRKESDEEESGRAMTQEDPQKMDETVTNIQIQGEHSEMQCEVEHDYEYSHTVCSVEAEETEVKLCTLTDLSFKEDATCVEAETAVTPEEVENSDGVLQLASGNENNRQAENLLSVCEELSDVDRDVEGGPNMVSSDTTLMAYDKSVILSDDEQIVEGQEQVMLERTERIMYDIAEDEKEEEDESAVEDEEHGVVIKEENVNELAGTINNKTSDEVPEQENDIETVTEDNQEEDITTECVACSEDFTQTATTELYKAEFTDGKQEHVAEDTEVQTKTRETDDVEIKSHGAVNDEKSDVNKAEAEQERFSNEDDNNEGCMEIACATAAVTVKPDGEAGQEISGGFKNIPPGIFESGVEAEKTEVKLCTLTDLSLKEDATGVGAGTAVTPDEAENSDGVLQLTSENENNRQAENLLSVCEELSDVDRDLEWGPSMVSSDITLMAYDKSVILSDDEQIVEGQKQVMLERTERIMYDIAEDEKEEEDESAVEDEEHGVVIKEENVNELAGTINNKTSDEVPEQENDIETVTEDNQEEDITTECVACSEDFTQNATTELYKAEFTDGEQEHVAEDTEVQTKSRETDDVEIKSHGAVNDEKSDGNKAEAEQERLSNEDDNNEGCMEIACATAAVTVKPDGEAGQEISGEFKNIPPGIFESGVEAEKTEVKLCTLTDLSLKEDATGVGVGTAVTPDEVENSDGVLQLASENENNRQAENLLSVCEELSDVDRDLEWGPSMVSSDTTLMAYDKSVILSDDEQIVEGQDQVMLERTERIMYDIAEDEKEEDESAVEDEEHGVVIMEENINELAGTTNNKTSDDVPEQENDIETVTEDNQEEDITTECVACSEDFTQTATTELYKGEFTDGEQEHVAEDTEVQTKTRETDDVEIKSHGAVNDEKSDVNKAEAEQERPLNEYDNNEGCLEIACATAAVTVKPDGEVGQEISGEFKNIPPGIFEGQTVVSQQLNSTTCEEAQEGVPEYNNEPGPYENTTQRILEGGDDEVIQTTQLPEEVECEEPKSLQNSGSSSDYLLLKERMEEEQDSRLTTEDSSFDEDARILSITDAKELEKPLAEPVIQESGHLPVQKEGQLLDSSMKTGISEKEFETHIGSANNNTTKELQDGTEEFFVEFEVDEGLWDSREADAAGGGHEATGAAEEVARFADETLKLLDGEAQKIGFYEESENAINSNVRTFSLMGDVAEPGFLKQPFETEPKLLEDHTAETQDAWTGMEETSYGFEEKVAEDEMQSKNDTEILNCQVVELATELTTDTDKKESALIAGLESSTHIKADAHVKTLDTQVQLSEEALEEILTDTETVEESMRTELQPKHSTEMSPEDITKQESDGNYTEETGSPVRGRRDVIEEEILDLWIQAALSDETVDTKQQEQKMDTEMEPPNEEQDEIHSEKEHLVESNSPESGLVSDSEISSSTAESGILDQSFGEWGTQNSETWLLKSASTESFQGIDHIFASMPASTDISELSIKQQAFEPQDLLIEVTAEAGQSYLKDEELITVTDQESDKLQEKTEEERAESVEVGAASQKYANVMPKTTSPLAVDHTNVEDEPLEISVSDSLNDIISGQSRSGSEDSLEDGIVLTDSGLQGETCFEMKLPSLDEPQVLWSEDITEPSSGLIGAEVAQQPWTKSEGQMEVNAPVLDFTAQRSRIAVKNRYVRPPKDPRSLLNMPSVDPTPSTRLPVKVPAGVPLGGRGIGIKLPGLGAGFPVLKKTQRVVRDENNPATSSQESEKKPEEKDDTPKQDEVQQKPKWMPPRHPGFGNPLMSELKTKLKKPTKD, encoded by the exons ATGGACCCCGACAGTCCCATTGCCAGGGTCGAGAGGACCTTCTGGAACGTTTGG aACTACATAACTGTAGCTGTGAACAGATTCCTCAGACCAGTGCCCACTGACATAGTCAGCAATGAACCAAACTCACTCCAGGAATCTGCAGTTGACAGTGAGCCTGCTAACTGTGGTCACACAGCGGGGGACACTTGCAGAGGGCAAGTTGATGAGGAACAGGGTCTTGCAGCAGCCTCTCCGCTCAGCTCATCTCGGCCAGTTGTTGCATGGGAACTTTGCACCACAGAAATCAACTTAGGGCATGATGAAGAAAGCAGTCAGGACAAGACCCAGCTGAGTAGAGGCAGTGAGAGCAAAGCATCTGAGGAAGGTGATGGCCTGAGAGAGGAACAGTTTACCCAATCAGGAAATGATGGTACAGGTTTGCTCAGCgctgaaaacacagcaacaaaagAAGACGAACAAGAAGATAGTAGAGGCAGTGAGAGGAAATCATCAGAGGAGGATGATGACATGACAGAGGAACAGTTTACCCAATCAGGAAATGACAATGCAGGACTGCTCATCGCTAAAGGCGCAGGACCAAAAGAAGACGAACAAGAAGAGAATAAGGGTTGGAAATTGGACATTCCAGAGCGAGACACATTTGAGGGACATGCGAACACTGTGTCACTGAACGCTGCAGATGATGCAATGAGTGAAGACATCCAGGAaagtggaagaaaagaaagtgatGAAGAGGAATCTGGCAGGGCAATGACACAGGAAGATCCacaaaaaatggatgaaactgtGACAAATATCCAAATACAGGGAGAACACAGTGAAATGCAGTGTGAGGTCGAGCATGATTACGAATACTCACATACTGTTTGCAGCGTGGAGGCAGAAGAAACTGAGGTAAAATTGTGCACACTCACAGATTTGAGTTTCAAAGAGGATGCCACATGTGTGGAGGCGGAGACGGCAGTGACACCTGAAGAAGTAGAAAACAGTGACGGTGTGTTACAGTTGGCCTctggaaatgaaaacaacagacaaGCCGAAaatctgctctctgtctgtgaagAGTTGTCAGATGTTGACAGAGATGTGGAGGGGGGCCCAAACATGGTCTCATCAGACACCACACTAATGGCTTATGACAAGAGTGTAATTTTGTCAGATGATGAGCAAATAGTTGAAGGACAAGAGCAGGTGATGCTTGAAAGAACTGAAAGAATTATGTACGATATAGCTGAGgatgagaaagaagaggaggatgagagcgCAGTGGAGGATGAGGAGCATGGTGTTGTTATCAAGGAAGAAAATGTCAATGAGTTGGCTGGGACAATCAACAACAAGACATCAGATGAAGTCCCAGAGCAGGAAAACGACATAGAGACAGTTACAGAAGACAATCAAGAAGAAGACATTACAACTGAATGTGTTGCATGTAGTGAAGACTTCACACAGACGGCTACAACAGAGCTGTACAAAGCTGAATTCACAGATGGAAAACAAGAGCATGTGGCCGAGGACACAGAagtgcaaacaaaaacaagagagacAGATGATGTTGAAATTAAAAGCCACGGTGCAGTGAATGATGAAAAATCTGATGTGAACAAAGCTGAAGCAGAACAGGAGAGGTTTTCCAATGAAGATGACAACAATGAAGGTTGCATGGAAATAGCTTGTGCAACCGCCGCAGTTACAGTAAAACCTGATGGTGAGGCCGGACAGGAAATAAGCGGAGGGTTTAAAAATATTCCCCCGGGTATATTTGAAAGCGGTGTGGAGGCAGAAAAAACTGAGGTAAAATTGTGCACACTCACAGATTTGAGTCTCAAAGAGGATGCAACAGGCGTGGGGGCGGGGACAGCAGTGACACCTGACGAAGCAGAAAACAGTGATGGTGTGTTACAGTTAAcctctgaaaatgaaaacaacagacaaGCCGAAaatctgctctctgtctgtgaagAGTTGTCAGATGTTGACAGAGATTTGGAGTGGGGCCCAAGCATGGTCTCATCAGACATCACACTAATGGCTTATGACAAGAGTGTAATTTTGTCGGATGATGAGCAAATAGTTGAAGGACAAAAGCAAGTGATGCTTGAAAGAACTGAAAGAATTATGTACGATATAGCTGAGgatgagaaagaagaggaggatgagagcgCAGTGGAGGATGAGGAGCATGGTGTTGTTATCAAGGAAGAAAATGTCAATGAGTTGGCTGGGACAATCAACAACAAGACATCAGATGAAGTCCCAGAGCAGGAAAACGACATAGAGACAGTTACAGAAGACAATCAAGAAGAAGACATTACAACTGAATGTGTTGCATGTAGTGAAGACTTCACACAGAATGCTACAACAGAGCTGTACAAAGCTGAATTCACAGATGGAGAACAAGAGCATGTGGCCGAGGACACTGAAGTGCAAACAAAATCAAGAGAGACAGATGATGTTGAAATTAAAAGCCACGGTGCAGTGAATGATGAAAAATCTGATGGGAACAAAGCTGAAGCAGAACAGGAGAGGCTTTCCAATGAAGATGACAACAATGAAGGTTGCATGGAAATAGCTTGTGCAACCGCTGCAGTTACAGTAAAACCTGATGGTGAGGCCGGACAGGAAATAAGCGGAGAGTTTAAAAATATTCCCCCAGGTATATTTGAAAGCGGTGTGGAGGCAGAAAAAACTGAGGTAAAATTGTGCACACTCACAGATTTGAGTCTCAAAGAGGATGCAACAGGCGTGGGGGTGGGGACTGCAGTGACACCTGACGAAGTAGAAAACAGTGATGGTGTGTTACAGTTGGcctctgaaaatgaaaacaacagacaaGCCGAAaatctgctctctgtctgtgaagAGTTGTCAGATGTTGACAGAGATTTGGAGTGGGGCCCAAGCATGGTCTCATCAGACACCACACTAATGGCTTATGACAAGAGTGTAATTTTGTCAGATGATGAGCAAATAGTTGAAGGACAAGATCAGGTGATGCTTGAAAGAACTGAAAGAATTATGTACGATATAGCTGAGGATgagaaagaagaggatgaaagTGCAGTGGAGGATGAGGAGCATGGTGTTGTTATCATGGAAGAAAATATCAATGAGTTGGCTGGGACAACCAACAACAAGACATCAGATGATGTCCCAGAGCAGGAAAACGACATAGAGACAGTTACAGAAGACAATCAAGAAGAAGACATTACAACTGAATGTGTTGCATGTAGTGAAGACTTCACACAGACGGCTACAACAGAGCTGTACAAAGGTGAATTCACAGATGGAGAACAAGAGCATGTGGCTGAGGACACTGaagtacaaacaaaaacaagagagacAGATGATGTTGAAATTAAAAGCCACGGTGCAGTGAATGATGAAAAATCTGATGTGAACAAAGCTGAAGCAGAACAGGAGAGGCCTTTAAATGAATATGACAACAATGAAGGTTGCTTGGAAATAGCTTGTGCAACCGCTGCAGTTACAGTAAAACCTGATGGCGAGGTCGGACAGGAAATAAGTGGAGAGTTTAAAAATATTCCCCCGGGTATATTTGAAGGCCAGACTGTTGTGTCGCAGCAGCTGAATTCTACAACATGCGAGGAAGCCCAAGAGGGAGTTCCTGAGTACAACAATGAGCCTGGGCcatatgaaaacacaacacaaaggaTCCTGGAAGGAGGAGATGACGAAGTAATCCAGACCACCCAATTACCAGAAGAGGTGGAGTGTGAGGAGCCAAAGAGCCTTCAAAacagtggcagcagcagtgaCTATTTATTGTTGAAAGAGCGTATGGAGGAGGAACAAGACTCAAGACTTACAACAGAAGACAGTAGCTTTGATGAGGATGCCAGGATATTGAGTATTACTGATGCAAAAGAATTAGAGAAACCACTTGCTGAACCAGTAATTCAAGAATCCGGACACTTACCCGTGCAAAAGGAAGGACAATTATTGGACAGCTCAATGAAGACGGGGATCTCAGAAAAGGAATTTGAGACACACATTGGCTCCGcaaacaataacacaacaaaagAGCTACAAGATGGGACTGAAGagttttttgttgaatttgaaGTAGATGAAGGTTTGTGGGACTCCAGAGAAGCTGATGCTGCTGGAGGGGGTCATGAGGCCACAGGAGCAGCTGAGGAGGTGGCCAGATTTGCTGATGAAACTTTAAAACTCCTTGATGGTGAAGCACAAAAGATAGGGTTCTACGAAGAATCTGAAAATGCCATAAACTCCAACGTCAGGACGTTCAGTTTAATGGGAGATGTTGCTGAACCCGGATTCCTGAAACAGCCATTTGAGACAGAGCCTAAATTACTTGAAGATCATACTGCGGAAACGCAAGATGCATGGACAGGTATGGAAGAAACAAGCTACGGGTTTGAAGAAAAAGTTGCAGAAGATGAGATGCAGAGCAAAAATGATACAGAAATATTAAATTGTCAGGTGGTGGAACTGGCAACTGAGCTAACCACAGACACAGATaaaaaggaaagtgctttgattGCAGGATTGGAATCATCTACACATATAAAAGCTGACGCACATGTTAAGACATTGGATACACAAGTTCAACTATCAGAAGAAGCACTGGAGGAAATAttaacagacacagaaacagttGAAGAGTCAATGAGAACTGAGTTACAACCAAAACATTCGACTGAGATGTCACCAGAAGACATAACAAAGCAGGAATCAGATGGGAATTACACTGAAGAGACAGGAAGCCCAGTCAGGGGACGTCGAGATGTGATCGAAGAAGAAATCCTTGACCTGTGGATACAGGCTGCATTGTCAGATGAAACTGTTGACACAAAACAACAGGAACAAAAAATGGACACTGAAATGGAGCCACCAAATGAGGAACAAGATGAAATTCACTCAGAGAAGGAGCACCTGGTGGAATCAAATTCACCAGAATCTGGGTTAGTGAGTGACTCAGAAATATCTTCATCAACAGCAGAGTCAGGAATTTTGGACCAATCTTTTGGTGAATGGGGAACACAAAATAGTGAAACTTGGCTGCTTAAGTCAGCTAGCACAGAGTCATTTCAAGGCATAGATCACATCTTTGCTAGTATGCCAGCATCAACAGACATCTCTGAACTATCTATAAAACAACAGGCGTTTGAACCTCAAGATTTGTTGATAGAAGTAACAGCTGAGGCAGGGCAATCATATCTAAAAGACGAGGAATTGATCACTGTGACAGATCAGGAATCAGATAAATtgcaagaaaaaacagaagaagaaagagctGAATCAGTGGAGGTGGGAGCCGCatcacaaaaatatgcaaatgtgatGCCAAAAACAACTTCTCCTTTGGCAGTAGACCACACAAACGTTGAAGATGAGCCTCTTGAGATAAGCGTGTCAGACTCTCTCAATGACATCATTTCAGGACAATCTAGAAGTGGCTCAGAGGATTCGTTAGAGGATGGAATCGTGTTGACAGATTCTGGTTTACAAGGTGAAACCTGTTTTGAAATGAAGCTGCCCTCACTGGACGAACCACAGGTCCTGTGGTCAGAAGACATCACTGAGCCGTCATCTGGACTGATCGGGGCTGAGGTGGCACAACAGCCATGGACAAAGTCTGAGGGTCAGATGGAG GTAAATGCCCCTGTGTTGGACTTTACTGCTCAAAGGTCAAGGATTGCTGTGAAAAACCGTTATGTGAGACCGCCAAAAGATCCCCGCTCCCTTTTAAATATGCCCTCAGTGGATCCTACGCCATCTACACGTCTACCAGTCAAAGTGCCTGCAGGTGTGCCTTTGGGAGGCAGGGGCATTGGAATAAAACTGCCTG ggCTTGGCGCTGGTTTTCCTGtgttaaaaaagacacaaagggTTGTGAGAGATGAAAATAACCCTGCAACCTCATCACAG GAATCTGAGAAAAAGCCAGAGGAGAAAGATGACACTCCCAAACAAGATGAAGTGCAACAAAAACCTAAATGGATGCCACCAAGACAcccagg ATTTGGAAATCCACTCATGTCTGAGCTCAAGACCAAgctaaaaaaacccacaaaagaCTGA